The sequence below is a genomic window from Rudanella lutea DSM 19387.
TCGTGGCTCCCAACTGCACAAGGAGGTCAGACGCGTGACCGAGAGCCGGGTTGGCCGAAATGCCCGAAAAGCCGTCGGAGCCTCCGCATTTAAGACCCACGCTCAGCTTGTGAAGCGGGGCCGGCCGACGCTCGTTTCGGTTAGTTTCGACGAGCCCGGCAAAGGTTTGGTCGATGGCGTCGGCGAGCAGGGCGGCTTCGGTGCCGTAGGTTTGCTGATCGAAGTATAGCACAGGCCGGTCGTAGGCCGGTTGCCGCTTTCGAATTTCGCTCCAGAGCGTGTCGATCTGCGATTTCTGGCAGCCCAGACTCAGCACCGTTGCCCCGGCCACGTTGGGGTGAACCAGATACCCGGCCAGCAAAGCGCACAGGCGGTCGGCGTCGGTGTTAGTGCCCCCGCAACCCATGTCGTGGGTCAGAAACCGGATGCCGTCCAGATTTGGAAAAAGCCGCCCGGCGGTATCGGTCCCGAGGGTTTCGACCGTTTGGTCAATCGACCCGGCCGTTACCGATTCGTAATGGCCCGTTTGCCGGTACCGATCAACCAGCTTGCGAACCTGCTGCCGATACGTTTGGGGTTGTCCGTAGCCCAGTTCCTGCTCAAAAGCCTCCTGCATAATGCGGATGTTACGATTTTCGCAGAACACCAGCGGGACCACCAGCCAGTAGTTGCGTGTACCTACCGACCCATCGGCCCGGTGATATCCATCGAACGTGAGCGATGAAAATGCCGAAACCTCGGGCGGTTGCCACTCGTAGTGTTGCCGCCTGTTCAGGCTGTACGGGTCGGCCTCATGTTTGAGATTGAAGGTCGTGAGGGGTTCGCCGAGGGCCACCGGTTGTGTGGCACGGCCAACACGTACGCCATACATCTGCACCGGGTCGCCCACGGAGAGGGGTACGGTCGTCAGTTTATGTTTGGCCGAAACAGGGTAAGGCAATACCAGGACCTCGCCCTGATGAATAATCCGGTATCCGGCGGGGAGATCCTGAAGGGCCACCAGAACCGTGTCGGTCGGGTGAATGTGCAGGTAGGTGCGCACGTCGGCGGCAAGGTGTGTCATAGCAAATCGGCAAGAAGAAAAACAGTTAAGCTGCGGGGGCCATGCGCGCCAATTACCAGCGACTGCTCAATGTCGGCGGTTTTGGAGGGGCCAGCGATAAACACGCCGTAATCAAACGAACGCCCGTCGAGCAGTCGGTAGGCATCGTGCATAGTCGCCACCAGCGCCGACTCGGCAATGAACAGACCGAGGTATTGGCACAAAAACGGCAGGGCGCGGTGCGGCAGTGAGTCGTCGGTGACCCAAATGGCCCCGTTTTCAGCCACGCCCAGATGCCCTTCGCAAATAGCCAGCTCCACCCCGGCCAGGGTGTGGCCCCGTTCGAGGGTTTCGTCAAGCTTCAGGGTACCCGGCAGCCCATCTACGGCGCTCACCCAATCCACGTCCGGTACGAAGGTTTCGCGCACATAAGCGGCAATCCGGGTAGGGTCATTTACCCGAATCACCTGCCCACCAATCCGTTCGACACTCTGGCAAAAGGTCTCGACAAGTGGGCCCACCGGGTCGGGGGGCGTTACCAGCGGTAGGGCAACCGGATTTGGCTCACTTTTCCTAACGGTAGACAATATACGTTCTCGGCTATTCATGCGTTTTCGACTGTTGATGATACCATTCTCCAAAACTTTGCTGGGGTGGCTGCGGCATTTCCCGGCCCCGGTACCACGGGTTAAGCCGGTTGTTGACAAGGGCCGGGAACCAGCGCATTAACCGGCGGCCAATTTTTCCCGACCACCTGTATAAAGCGGGTGAGCTGAGCACGGTGCTCATCAGGCGCATGGCGAGCGTTTTGGAAACCGGGGCCATGCCCTGCCGGGTGAGTTCCTGCCGCCATAGCCAAAGCTGCTTGTCGATGTCGATCTTGACCGGGCACACGTTGGCACAACTGCCGCAGAGCGTGGAGGCAAAGGGCAGATCGGCGTTCTTTTTCATGTCGAGGTTTGGGGCCAGAATCGACCCGATTGGCCCGGCCACCGCATTGTGGTAGCTATGCCCGCCACTGCGCCGGTACACGGGGCAGGTGTTGAAACAGGCCCCGCACCGAATACACTTGAGCGAGTTTCGGAAATCGGGCCGGCCGAGTTGGGTGCTCCGCCCATTGTCGACCAGAATCAAATGCATAGCCTGCCGTTTGCCATTGGGTAGCCGCCGGGGCCGTACAAAATGGCTCGAATAGGTGGTAATGGGTTGCCCCGTTGCCGACCGGGCCAGCAACCGCAGAAACACGCCGAGGTGATCTTGCCGCGGAATCACCTTCTCGATACCCATGCACGCAATGTGGACGTCGGCGAGGTGTACGCCCAGATCGGCGTTGCCTTCGTTGGTACACACTACCAGCGCACCGGTTTCGGCCACGGCGAAGTTGACGCCGGTAATGGCTACGGTCGCTTCCAGAAACTCCTCGCGCAGGTGTTGGCGGGCGGCTTCGGTCAGGTATTGCGGGTCGGAGTTGGCCGGGTCGGTGCCGAGGTGCCTGGCAAATGTCTGACTCACATCCGTCTTTTTCAGGTGAATAGCGGGCAACACAATGTGACTCGGGGCCTCTTGCCGAAGCTGCACTATCCGCTCGCCTAGGTCTGTATCGACCACCAGAATCCCATTCCGAATGAGGTAGTCGTTGAGGTGACACTCTTCCGTAAGCATCGACTTGCTTTTGACCACCCGCACCCCGCCCGGCTTGGCCGATTGCCGCACAATCTGCTCCACAATTCGGTTGTGCTCGTCGGCGTTGGCGGCCCAGTGCACCTGAATTCCGTTGGCCTGCGCGTTGGCTTCGAGTTGTTCGAGGTAGGTGCTCAGGTTCGAGAGGGCGTGATCTTTAATTTGCGAGGCCCATTGCCGCAGGGTTTCCCATTCGGGCAGGCTGTGGGCAATACGGTCCCGTTTCTGGCGGACAAACCAGAGGGTCTGATCGTGCCAGTCGGTGCGGGCTTCATCGGCCACAAACTGCCGGGCCCCGGTTGCATGATCGACAACGTTCGACATAATGGGTCAGACTGAATTAAATGAACAATGAACAATGTAAAATGAAAGAGCTGATTGTCAGCAGGTAACGCAATTATTCGGTATGCATTTTACATGGTTCATTCACCTACTGTGTCAAATTCAAGAATAGACAGTTAATCAACTCGTTGCCGGTTAGCGCCCGTACAACACTTCGGCAATGTGTTTGACCTGAATGGCCGCCCCCTGCCGCCGGAGAATCCCCTCCAGGTGCATCAGGCACGACATATCGGTTCCGGTGATGACGTCGGCACCGGCCCGAGTATGGTCGGCCACCCGGTCTTTCCCCATCTTTACAGACACGGCCTCTTCGGTTACGCAGAATGTACCCCCGAATCCGCAGCACTCGTCAGCCCGGCTCAGCTGAACCAGCTCGACACCCTCAACCATGCGCAGCAGGGTTTCGGGCTTGGAAAAGGAGGGTTCGTTACGTTCCGACATGGCCGCTAGGCGCAGGCCCCGTTGCCCGTGGCAACTCTGATGCAGCCCTACCCGGACGGTACCCCGTTGCGACGGAGACCCACCCGGCAGGGACGTTACCCCCAGCACATCGGTCAGAAATTCGCAGAGCTCGTAAATCTCTCCATCAAAGCCCGGGTTGTGTTCTTTCAGGTGCAGCACACACGAGCCCGACGGCACGACCACGATTTTCTGACCCCTAAACGCCCGGTTGAACTGACCGAAGCAGGGGTTGCTCAGGTCGTTGAAACCGGCGTTGGCCATCGGCTGACCGCAGCAGGTTTGCCCGGTCGGAACCTCGACTGTGCACCCAAGTTGTTGGAGCAACCGAAGCATGGCGATGGCAACCTGCGGGTAAAACTGATCGACATAACACGGAACAAACAAAGCTACACGCATGGCTTAGTGAGCTACGGGTTGGAGAGACTCACCCGCCCCGACCGTGTGTTTGGCCGAGGTGGTCAGCCCGAAATACAAAACCACCAGAAAACAGGCGGCCGGAATGAGATATGCCAGCCGGATATTAGTCAGATCAGAAACCTGCCCCATAATTAGCGGAAACAGGGCCCCGCCCGCAATGGCCATAATCAGCAGCGACGACCCCAGCTTAGTTTGTTCGCCCAGCCCGGCAATGCTCAGGGCAAAGATGGTCGGGAACATGATCGACATAAAGAATCCTACCCCAATGAGCGCATACACCGATGCGATGCCCCCCACAAAAACAGCGAGCACAAGCAAGCCGACGTTAATGACCGCATAGAGAGCCAGCAACCGGTGCGGTGCGATGTAGCGCATCAGAAACGTACCCACAAACCGGCCCAGCATGAAGCCCAGCAGGGCCACCGACAGGTAATAGGCTCCTGCTTTCTCGTCGATGTCGGCCGCCTGACCTACAAAACGGATAAAAAAGCTCGTGATGCATACCTGCGCCCCGACGTAGAAAAACTGCGTGAGTACCCCAAGCAGTAAATTGCGCTCCTGCCAGATCGAGCGTTTGCCCGGTTGCGTTGCCGTAGTGGCTTCTTCTTTAATCTCCGGTAGCTGGGTAAAGGCCACAATCCCGGCCACCAGCAAAACCACCGTGCCAATAATGAGATAGGGAACCTGTACGGTTTCGGCTTCCGCGGCCAGTAACTGATCGAACGCGTCGGGCGATAAACGGGTCTTGTCGGCTTCAGAAATAGTGCGGCCCGACAGAATAAATAATCCCCCGGCCAGCGGGGCCAGGGTTGCCGCCAGTCCGTTGAACGATTGCGCCAGGTTGAGCCGTTGGGTGGCGGTGGCCGGGTCGCCAAGCATGGTGGCGTAGGGATTAGCGGCCGTTTCGAGGAAAGTGAGCCCGCTGGCGATCACAAACAGGGCAAACAGAAACTGCTCGTACTGGCGGGTTTCGGCGGCCGGATAAAACAGATACGCTCCGGCTGCGAAGACCAGCAGCCCCGTGATGATGCCCCGTTTGTACCCAAACCGTTTCATGAACGCCCCGGCGGGCAGGGCCGTCACGAAGTAGCCAATAAAAAAGGCGGCATCGATCAGCGCCGACTGCAAATCGGTGAGTTCACAGGCTTTTTTCAAATGGGGAATCAGAATTGGGTTCAGATTATGGGCAAATCCCCACAGGAAAAACAGAGCCGTAATCAGAATAAACGGAAATCGGGATTGGGTCTGCATGGCGCTTACAAAAAGGTAATGCAAAACAATAGGATAATCCCGCGAACAAATTTTATCAGATTAGCTACTTTTACCACTCAATTAGCATTTTTTGATCAAACGAAACGCTTATTCAGGCAATCTGGTGGATGAAGCCCCAACTACTCAAAGTGCCTCTGCTGGCCGACAACTCGTTTAGTGTTCGTCGGGATGTGACACCTTACTTCTACAATCGCTGGCATTACCACCCCGAAATCGAGCTGGTGTACATTGAGTCGGGCAGCGGCACGCAGTTTGTGGGCGATAGTATTCAGCATTTCGGCCCCGGCGATGTGTTGCTGGTGGGGGCCAATCTGCCGCACTACTGGCGCTGCGACGAGGTGTACTTTGCTCGACAGGAGGGACTCTTTGCTCAGGCAACGGTGGTGCATTTCCGACCCGATTTCTGGGGGGATGTGTTTATGGGGCTGCCCGAAAACCGTTTGCTGGGTGGTCTGCTCGAAAAAGCCCGGCAGGGGCTCCGGGTGCAGGGGCATTGCCGCGATCAGGTGGTAGCGGGACTTCGCCATTTGGCGGGCAGCGCGGGGATAGATCGACTCATTCGGTTGCTGCAAATTCTGGCCCTGTTAGCCCAGTCCGACGAACTGGAGGTCTTGTGCCGGAACGGCTATTCGCCCGTTTTCGATGATGCCGACACTGACCGGATCAACCAGATTTACGCCTACAGTCTGGCTAATTTTGGGCGGAAAATCAGTCTGGACGAGATAGCCGCCGTTGCCAACATCAGCCCGAACTCGTTCTGCCGGTATTTCAAATCCCGCAACCGAAAGTCGTACAGCCAGTTTTTACTCGAACTGCGGATTCAACACGCCTGTAAGCTACTCATGGAGGGGAATCTGAGTGTAGCACAGGTTTGCTACGAGAGCGGTTTCAACCAGTTCTCAGGCTTCAATAAGTACTTCCGGCAAATCACGGGCAAAAGTCCCACGGAGTACCGTCGGTTGGTTGCTGAGAAATAGGAAAAAGTAACGGGTAAGGTCCTGAGGACCCTACCCGTTTTCATATAGGCTAGATAACCCGGATTTACTGTTTGATCACCTTCACGGTTTTGGTTCGGGTGGGGGTAGCGACCTGCACGAGGTAGGTGCCCGCATTGTCACCCAGCGGCACCCGCTGCCGGATGGGCTGCGTAGTAGGCGCTACCGACACACGGCTCACCGCCCGGCCTTGAGCCGAAATCACCCGCAGTTGCAGAGCCTCCCCGGCGGGGTTGGCCACCTGCACCTCCACCCAGCTTTCGGGAGAGGGGTTGCCCAGCACCACCACATCCAGTTCAGATACCGTCTCCGTGGCCACCCGCGCCGGTCGGCTACAGAAAGCGCCAAAGTCGAACACAACCGGGGTGCCCTCTACCCCGTTCTGCCGCACCCGGATGGTCACCGGCTTGGGATCAGCCCGCAGACCAGCCTCGATCATACCGGTGACGTTGGTGGTCCAGCCGGTGATGCCGATGGCAAAGTACTCCACCGCCGAGCCGTTGCCGCCCGTTGACCCGAACGTAATAGCTCCGGTTTGACAATTGTAACTCACCACCGTCGCGGCCAATGGCCCGCCCACGGGCGGGGTGGAGGTCGTGCTACCCGCTGGACTCACCGTCAAGACAAAGCTCGTGCTGTTGCTTAGCCCGCCCGCATCGGTGGCCGTCAGGATGACCGTGCTCACACCCGTCATCGACGGTGTACCCGAAAGGGTGCCTCCGTTCAGGGCCAGCCCGGCGGGCAGGCCCGAGGCCGAAAGCACTAGGCCGGCCGGTGTCTGGGCGTCGGTAAACACGTTGCCCACGTTGAGGCTGAAGCCCACGCCCACCGTGGCCGACTGGGGCCCCACCGCATTGGATACCGATGGGGCCGTGTTGGTGGGTGGTTGGGGGTTGCCCGCGCAGAAAGCGCCAAAGTCGAACACGAAGGGCGTGCCCTCCACCCCGTTCTGGCGCACCCGGATGGTGATAGGCTTGGGATCCAGCCGCAGGCCCGCTTCGACCACATGACTGGGGTTGGTGGTCCAGCCCGTTACCCCGATGGCCAAGTACTCAACGGGAGCTCCGTTGCCCCCGGTAAAGCCGAAGGTGATGGCCCCGGCGGGGCAGTTGTAGCTCACCAGGGTAGCGGCTAAGGCGCTGCCTGCGGGTGGTGGGGTGGTGGTTTGGCTCGCTACGGGGCTGACGGTGAGTAGGAAACTGGTGCTGTTGGTGAGCCCGCCGGGGTCGGTGGCGGTGAGGGTGATGGTGCTCACGCCCGACAGAGAGGGCGTCCCGGTGAGGGTGTTGCCGGTGAGGGCCAGCCCGGCGGGCAGGCCGGTGGCCGAAAGCACCAGACTCGCCGGCGTCTGGGCGTCGGTAAAGACCGAGCCCACGTTGAGGCTGTAGCCCACCCCGAGGGTGGCCGACTGGGGCCCGACGGCATTGGCGAGGGTGGGCGGGGTGTTGCCTCCGCCCCCGGCACAGGTGGCTCTGGCGTCCCAGCGGAGG
It includes:
- a CDS encoding lactate utilization protein B, which produces MSNVVDHATGARQFVADEARTDWHDQTLWFVRQKRDRIAHSLPEWETLRQWASQIKDHALSNLSTYLEQLEANAQANGIQVHWAANADEHNRIVEQIVRQSAKPGGVRVVKSKSMLTEECHLNDYLIRNGILVVDTDLGERIVQLRQEAPSHIVLPAIHLKKTDVSQTFARHLGTDPANSDPQYLTEAARQHLREEFLEATVAITGVNFAVAETGALVVCTNEGNADLGVHLADVHIACMGIEKVIPRQDHLGVFLRLLARSATGQPITTYSSHFVRPRRLPNGKRQAMHLILVDNGRSTQLGRPDFRNSLKCIRCGACFNTCPVYRRSGGHSYHNAVAGPIGSILAPNLDMKKNADLPFASTLCGSCANVCPVKIDIDKQLWLWRQELTRQGMAPVSKTLAMRLMSTVLSSPALYRWSGKIGRRLMRWFPALVNNRLNPWYRGREMPQPPQQSFGEWYHQQSKTHE
- a CDS encoding AraC family transcriptional regulator — encoded protein: MKPQLLKVPLLADNSFSVRRDVTPYFYNRWHYHPEIELVYIESGSGTQFVGDSIQHFGPGDVLLVGANLPHYWRCDEVYFARQEGLFAQATVVHFRPDFWGDVFMGLPENRLLGGLLEKARQGLRVQGHCRDQVVAGLRHLAGSAGIDRLIRLLQILALLAQSDELEVLCRNGYSPVFDDADTDRINQIYAYSLANFGRKISLDEIAAVANISPNSFCRYFKSRNRKSYSQFLLELRIQHACKLLMEGNLSVAQVCYESGFNQFSGFNKYFRQITGKSPTEYRRLVAEK
- a CDS encoding LutC/YkgG family protein; the protein is MNSRERILSTVRKSEPNPVALPLVTPPDPVGPLVETFCQSVERIGGQVIRVNDPTRIAAYVRETFVPDVDWVSAVDGLPGTLKLDETLERGHTLAGVELAICEGHLGVAENGAIWVTDDSLPHRALPFLCQYLGLFIAESALVATMHDAYRLLDGRSFDYGVFIAGPSKTADIEQSLVIGAHGPRSLTVFLLADLL
- a CDS encoding (Fe-S)-binding protein, coding for MRVALFVPCYVDQFYPQVAIAMLRLLQQLGCTVEVPTGQTCCGQPMANAGFNDLSNPCFGQFNRAFRGQKIVVVPSGSCVLHLKEHNPGFDGEIYELCEFLTDVLGVTSLPGGSPSQRGTVRVGLHQSCHGQRGLRLAAMSERNEPSFSKPETLLRMVEGVELVQLSRADECCGFGGTFCVTEEAVSVKMGKDRVADHTRAGADVITGTDMSCLMHLEGILRRQGAAIQVKHIAEVLYGR
- a CDS encoding UxaA family hydrolase; its protein translation is MTHLAADVRTYLHIHPTDTVLVALQDLPAGYRIIHQGEVLVLPYPVSAKHKLTTVPLSVGDPVQMYGVRVGRATQPVALGEPLTTFNLKHEADPYSLNRRQHYEWQPPEVSAFSSLTFDGYHRADGSVGTRNYWLVVPLVFCENRNIRIMQEAFEQELGYGQPQTYRQQVRKLVDRYRQTGHYESVTAGSIDQTVETLGTDTAGRLFPNLDGIRFLTHDMGCGGTNTDADRLCALLAGYLVHPNVAGATVLSLGCQKSQIDTLWSEIRKRQPAYDRPVLYFDQQTYGTEAALLADAIDQTFAGLVETNRNERRPAPLHKLSVGLKCGGSDGFSGISANPALGHASDLLVQLGATTLLAEFPELCGVEQELIDRCEREADAARFVELMENYARRAAAVGAHFDMNPSVGNIKDGLITDAIKSAGAARKAGHAPVAGVLDYTEQPARPGLHLLCTPGNDVLATTGMAASGATLIVFTTGLGTPTGNPVAPTVKVSTNTRLAHRMPDIIDFDAGAVVNGTETIAQNGEQMLKHLIEVASGRVLTKAEQLGQTDFIPWQQDVNL
- the fucP gene encoding L-fucose:H+ symporter permease — protein: MQTQSRFPFILITALFFLWGFAHNLNPILIPHLKKACELTDLQSALIDAAFFIGYFVTALPAGAFMKRFGYKRGIITGLLVFAAGAYLFYPAAETRQYEQFLFALFVIASGLTFLETAANPYATMLGDPATATQRLNLAQSFNGLAATLAPLAGGLFILSGRTISEADKTRLSPDAFDQLLAAEAETVQVPYLIIGTVVLLVAGIVAFTQLPEIKEEATTATQPGKRSIWQERNLLLGVLTQFFYVGAQVCITSFFIRFVGQAADIDEKAGAYYLSVALLGFMLGRFVGTFLMRYIAPHRLLALYAVINVGLLVLAVFVGGIASVYALIGVGFFMSIMFPTIFALSIAGLGEQTKLGSSLLIMAIAGGALFPLIMGQVSDLTNIRLAYLIPAACFLVVLYFGLTTSAKHTVGAGESLQPVAH